One part of the Arabidopsis thaliana chromosome 1 sequence genome encodes these proteins:
- the ABCB11 gene encoding P-glycoprotein 11 (P-glycoprotein 11 (PGP11); FUNCTIONS IN: ATPase activity, coupled to transmembrane movement of substances; INVOLVED IN: transport, transmembrane transport; LOCATED IN: plasma membrane; EXPRESSED IN: callus; CONTAINS InterPro DOMAIN/s: ATPase, AAA+ type, core (InterPro:IPR003593), ABC transporter-like (InterPro:IPR003439), ABC transporter, transmembrane domain, type 1 (InterPro:IPR011527), ABC transporter integral membrane type 1 (InterPro:IPR017940), ABC transporter, transmembrane domain (InterPro:IPR001140), ABC transporter, conserved site (InterPro:IPR017871); BEST Arabidopsis thaliana protein match is: P-glycoprotein 12 (TAIR:AT1G02530.1); Has 844961 Blast hits to 391444 proteins in 4162 species: Archae - 14749; Bacteria - 659839; Metazoa - 18308; Fungi - 13140; Plants - 9783; Viruses - 35; Other Eukaryotes - 129107 (source: NCBI BLink).), whose product MNGDGAREGDSVSHEPSTSKSPKEGEETKKEEKSEEKANTVPFYKLFAFADSSDVLLMICGSIGAIGNGMSLPFMTLLFGDLIDSFGKNQNNKDIVDVVSKVCLKFVYLGLGTLGAAFLQVACWMITGERQAARIRSTYLKTILRQDIGFFDVETNTGEVVGRMSGDTVLIQDAMGEKVGKFIQLVSTFVGGFVLAFIKGWLLTLVMLTSIPLLAMAGAAMALIVTRASSRGQAAYAKAATVVEQTIGSIRTVASFTGEKQAINSYKKFITSAYKSSIQQGFSTGLGLGVMFFVFFSSYALAIWFGGKMILEKGYTGGAVINVIIIVVAGSMSLGQTSPCVTAFAAGQAAAYKMFETIKRKPLIDAYDVNGKVLEDIRGDIELKDVHFSYPARPDEEIFDGFSLFIPSGATAALVGESGSGKSTVISLIERFYDPKSGAVLIDGVNLKEFQLKWIRSKIGLVSQEPVLFSSSIMENIAYGKENATVEEIKAATELANAAKFIDKLPQGLDTMVGEHGTQLSGGQKQRIAIARAILKDPRILLLDEATSALDAESERVVQEALDRVMVNRTTVIVAHRLSTVRNADMIAVIHRGKMVEKGSHSELLKDSEGAYSQLIRLQEINKDVKTSELSSGSSFRNSNLKKSMEGTSSVGNSSRHHSLNVLGLTTGLDLGSHSQRAGQDETGTASQEPLPKVSLTRIAALNKPEIPVLLLGTVAAAINGAIFPLFGILISRVIEAFFKPAHELKRDSRFWAIIFVALGVTSLIVSPTQMYLFAVAGGKLIRRIRSMCFEKAVHMEVAWFDEPQNSSGTMGARLSADATLIRALVGDALSLAVQNVASAASGLIIAFTASWELALIILVMLPLIGINGFVQVKFMKGFSADAKSKYEEASQVANDAVGSIRTVASFCAEEKVMQMYKKQCEGPIKDGIKQGFISGLGFGFSFFILFCVYATSFYAGARLVEDGKTTFNNVFQVFFALTMAAIGISQSSTFAPDSSKAKVAAASIFAIIDRKSKIDSSDETGTVLENVKGDIELRHLSFTYPARPDIQIFRDLCLTIRAGKTVALVGESGSGKSTVISLLQRFYDPDSGHITLDGVELKKLQLKWLRQQMGLVGQEPVLFNDTIRANIAYGKGSEEAATESEIIAAAELANAHKFISSIQQGYDTVVGERGIQLSGGQKQRVAIARAIVKEPKILLLDEATSALDAESERVVQDALDRVMVNRTTIVVAHRLSTIKNADVIAVVKNGVIAEKGTHETLIKIEGGVYASLVQLHMTASN is encoded by the exons ATGAACGGTGACGGCGCCAGAGAAGGCGACTCTGTTTCACACGAACCATCAACATCTAAAAGTCctaaagaaggagaagagacgaagaaagaggaaaaaagcGAAGAAAAGGCCAACACAGTTCCTTTCTACAAGCTATTTGCGTTTGCAGATTCTTCTGATGTGCTCTTGATGATATGTGGCTCAATCGGAGCTATTGGGAATGGAATGTCTTTACCTTTCATGACATTGTTGTTTGGTGATCTCATCGATTCGTTTGGAAAAAATCAGAACAACAAAGACATTGTTGATGTTGTCTCAAAg GTTTGTCTTAAATTTGTCTACCTTGGACTTGGAACACTTGGAGCAGCTTTTCTTC AGGTGGCTTGTTGGATGATCACGGGAGAGAGACAAGCCGCGAGGATAAGAAGTACATATCTGAAAACAATTCTTAGACAAGACATTGGATTCTTCGATGTGGAAACAAACACAGGAGAGGTTGTTGGTAGAATGTCTGGAGATACGGTTCTTATTCAAGATGCCATGGGTGAAAAG GTTGGGAAGTTTATTCAGCTGGTATCTACTTTCGTCGGCGGTTTTGTTTTAGCTTTCATTAAAGGATGGTTACTAACATTGGTTATGTTAACTTCGATCCCTCTTCTTGCTATGGCTGGTGCAGCCATGGCGCTTATCGTCACTCGAGCTTCTTCTCGGGGACAAGCCGCTTATGCTAAAGCAGCAACTGTTGTTGAACAGACAATCGGGTCCATCCGAACG gTTGCTTCTTTTACTGGAGAGAAGCAAGCCATTAACAGCTACAAGAAGTTCATAACATCGGCGTATAAATCAAGCATTCAACAAGGTTTCTCCACCGGTTTAGGACTTGGAGTAAtgttctttgtatttttcagCAGCTATGCTTTGGCTATTTGGTTTGGTGGGAAGATGATACTCGAAAAAGGTTATACCGGTGGCGCTGTGATCAACGTGATCATCATTGTAGTTGCGGGTTCAAT gTCGCTTGGGCAAACATCTCCATGTGTAACCGCATTTGCAGCGGGTCAAGCTGCAGCATATAAGATGTTTGAGACGATCAAAAGAAAGCCCTTGATTGATGCTTATGATGTTAATGGAAAGGTTCTTGAAGATATCCGAGGAGACATTGAACTGAAAGATGTGCATTTCAGTTACCCCGCGAGGCCAGACGAGGAGATATTCGACGgattctctctgtttattCCGAGTGGTGCAACAGCAGCATTAGTAGGAGAAAGTGGAAGTGGAAAATCTACCGTGATCAGTTTGATTGAGAGGTTTTATGATCCAAAATCTGGCGCAGTGCTCATTGATGGAGTGAATCTCAAGGAGTTTCAGTTGAAATGGATTAGAAGCAAAATAGGATTGGTCAGCCAAGAACCTGTTCTGTTTTCGTCGAGCATCATGGAGAATATCGCCTACGGAAAAGAAAATGCAACAGTTGAAGAGATTAAAGCTGCAACAGAGCTAGCTAATGCGGCGAAGTTCATTGATAAGTTACCTCAGGGGTTAGATACAATGGTAGGCGAGCACGGTACTCAGCTCTCGGGAGgtcagaaacagaggatagCTATTGCGAGAGCTATTCTTAAAGATCCGCGGATTTTGCTTCTGGATGAAGCAACAAGCGCGCTCGATGCGGAGTCCGAAAGAGTGGTTCAAGAGGCTTTAGATAGAGTGATGGTTAACCGGACTACAGTTATAGTCGCTCATCGATTAAGTACTGTCCGAAATGCGGATATGATTGCGGTAATTCACCGCGGAAAAATGGTGGAAAAAGGTTCTCATTCTGAGTTGTTGAAAGATTCTGAGGGAGCTTATTCGCAGCTCATTCGATTACAAGAGATAAACAAGGATGTTAAAACATCAGAGCTATCTTCGGGATCGTCGTTCCggaattcaaatttgaaaaagtCAATGGAGGGAACTTCGTCGGTTGGTAATAGTAGCCGTCATCATTCTTTGAATGTTCTTGGTTTAACCACAGGACTAGACCTCGGCAGCCATAGCCAGCGAGCAGGCCAAGACGAAACTGGAACGGCGAGTCAAGAACCACTCCCAAAAGTATCACTCACCCGAATCGCGGCTCTAAACAAACCCGAGATCCCGGTTCTTCTTCTAGGAACCGTAGCAGCAGCAATAAACGGCGCTATTTTCCCGCTTTTTGGGATTCTGATCTCTAGAGTCATCGAAGCGTTCTTCAAACCAGCTCATGAGTTAAAGAGAGATTCAAGATTTTGGGCGATCATATTTGTAGCTCTTGGAGTAACTTCGTTGATCGTCTCACCGACTCAAATGTATCTGTTTGCAGTAGCTGGAGGAAAACTGATTCGACGAATTCGGTCAATGTGCTTTGAGAAAGCGGTTCACATGGAAGTTGCCTGGTTCGATGAGCCACAGAATTCGAGTGGTACAATGGGAGCAAGGCTCTCGGCTGATGCAACTTTGATTAGGGCTCTAGTTGGAGATGCATTGTCTTTAGCCGTTCAAAATGTTGCATCTGCTGCGTCTGGATTGATTATAGCGTTCACTGCGAGTTGGGAACTAGCTCTTATAATCTTAGTGATGCTTCCTCTTATTGGTATCAATGGTTTTGTTCAAGTCAAGTTCATGAAAGGATTCAGCGCCGACGCAAAG TCAAAGTACGAGGAGGCAAGTCAGGTAGCGAATGATGCGGTAGGGAGTATAAGAACAGTTGCGTCTTTCTGCGCAGAGGAAAAAGTGATGCAGATGTATAAGAAGCAATGCGAAGGTCCGATAAAAGATGGAATAAAGCAAGGTTTCATCAGCGGATTAGGGTTTggattctccttcttcattctGTTTTGTGTCTACGCGACAAGCTTCTACGCAGGGGCTAGATTGGTTGAAGATGGCAAGACTACTTTCAATAATGTCTTCCAG GTGTTCTTTGCGTTAACAATGGCAGCGATTGGAATTTCTCAGTCAAGTACTTTCGCTCCAGATTCGAGCAAAGCGAAGGTCGCAGCTGCTTCAATCTTCGCGATCATCGatagaaaatcaaagatagaCTCGAGCGATGAGACAGGGACAGTGTTGGAGAACGTTAAGGGAGATATTGAGCTGCGTCACTTAAGCTTCACTTATCCAGCAAGACCAGACATTCAGATctttcgtgatctttgcttaACCATTCGCGCAGGAAAG ACTGTTGCTCTGGTAGGAGAAAGCGGGTCGGGGAAATCAACGGTGATCTCGCTGTTACAAAGATTTTACGATCCAGATTCCGGTCATATAACTTTAGATGGAGTTGAGCTCAAGAAGCTGCAGTTGAAATGGTTGAGACAACAAATGGGACTAGTGGGACAAGAACCTGTCTTGTTCAACGACACGATTCGAGCCAACATTGCTTATGGCAAAGGAAGCGAAGAGGCCGCTACCGAGTCTGAAATCATAGCCGCTGCAGAACTTGCCAATGCACACAAATTCATCTCTAGCATACAACAg GGTTATGACACAGTGGTGGGAGAGAGAGGGATCCAGTTATCCGGAGGACAGAAACAGCGGGTGGCTATAGCACGAGCCATCGTGAAAGAGCCGAAGATATTGCTTTTGGACGAAGCAACAAGCGCTCTTGATGCGGAATCAGAGCGAGTGGTTCAGGATGCGCTTGACAGAGTGATGGTAAACCGAACCACGATAGTGGTGGCTCACCGGTTATCTACCATTAAAAACGCTGACGTCATTGCCGTAGTTAAGAACGGTGTGATCGCTGAGAAAGGGACTCACGAGACGTTGATCAAAATCGAAGGTGGGGTTTATGCTTCGCTTGTTCAGCTTCACATGACTGCTTCTAATTGA